A single region of the Sorghum bicolor cultivar BTx623 chromosome 9, Sorghum_bicolor_NCBIv3, whole genome shotgun sequence genome encodes:
- the LOC8074554 gene encoding reticulon-like protein B9, with protein MSQAKVPHVQTDSSSDDDGPTTKLVFHRRKSVDKLLGGRKVSDVLLWRNRNLSAGILAGATLVWFLFDVVEYNVVTLLCHIALLGMLLLFIWSTAAPLFDRPPPQIPEVIVSEQAFREVAQNIHYKLAHFVSILYDVACEKDLKKFLMVIGSLWILAILGDTCSFTTLLYVGFLCALTLPALYERYETEVDHLVAKGHEDLKKFYKKVDSNVLNKIPRGPVKTKVL; from the exons ATGTCTCAAGCCAAGGTTCCTCATGTTCAGACCGATTCTTCTTCCGACGACGATGGACCAACGACAAAGCTAGTTTTTCATAGGCGCAAATCAGTTGATAAGCTACTCGGTGGCCGGAAAG TTTCTGACGTCCTGCTATGGAGGAACAGAAACTTGTCGGCAGGGATCCTTGCGGGGGCAACATTGGTCTGGTTCCTGTTCGACGTGGTGGAGTACAACGTAGTAACGCTCCTTTGCCACATTGCACTGCTTGGGATGCTTCTGCTCTTCATTTGGTCGACCGCTGCGCCTCTCTTTGACAG GCCGCCTCCACAGATCCCAGAGGTGATCGTTTCTGAACAAGCGTTCAGAGAAGTTGCACAGAACATCCACTACAAACTGGCTCACTTTGTGTCAATCCTGTATGACGTTGCATGTGAGAAGGATCTCAAGAAGTTCCTCATG gTGATTGGGTCTCTTTGGATACTGGCGATACTTGGAGATACTTGCAGCTTCACCACACTGTTATACGTTG GATTTTTGTGTGCTCTGACATTACCGGCACTATATGAAAGATACGAAACAGAAGTGGACCATCTTGTGGCCAAGGGCCATGAAGACCTCAAGAAATTCTACAAGAAGGTTGACTCCAATGTGCTCAACAAGATACCGAGAGGCCCTGTCAAGACAAAAGTTCTCTAA